The Leclercia adecarboxylata region TGATCTCTGCAATGGAAGAAAAATTCGGTGTTTCCGCTGCTGCTGCTGTAGCTGTAGCTGCTGGCCCGGCTGAAGCTGCTGAAGAAAAAACTGAATTCGACGTAATTCTGAAAGCTGCTGGCGCGAACAAAGTTGCTGTAATCAAAGCAGTACGTGCTGCAACTGGCCTGGGTCTGAAAGAAGCTAAAGACCTGGTAGAATCTGCTCCAGCTGCGCTGAAAGAAGGCGTGAGCAAAGACGACGCAGAAGCACTGAAAAAATCTCTGGAAGAAGCTGGCGCTGAAGTTGAAGTTAAATAAGCCAACCCTTCCGGTTGCAGCCTGAGAAATTAGGCTGATGGCTGGTGACTTTTTGGTCACCAGCCTTTTTGCGCTGTAAGGCGCCAGTAGCGTTTCACACTGTTTGACTGCTGGTTGTCCTGACAATGCTTGTTTCTATCGACGACTTAATATACTGCGACAGGGTGCTCGCTCTGGGTAAATCGCAATGAAATGGTTTAAGCGTGATAGCAACAGGCATTGCGGAAAGTGTTCGATTTTCCGATCAACAAAATGGTGTTGCACAAACTGTCCGCCAATGGACAGATGGGTCGACTTGTCAGCGAGCTGAGGAACCCTATGGTTTACTCCTATACCGAGAAAAAACGTATTCGTAAGGATTTTGGTAAACGTCCACAAGTTCTGGACATTCCATATCTCCTTTCTATCCAGCTTGACTCGTTCCAGAAGTTTATCGAGCAAGATCCTGAAGGGCAGTACGGCCTGGAAGCAGCCTTCCGTTCCGTATTCCCGATTAAAAGCTACAGCGGTAATTCCGAGCTGCAATACGTCAGCTACCGCCTTGGCGAACCGGTATTTGACGTTCAGGAATGTCAAATCCGTGGCGTGACCTACTCGGCACCGCTGCGCGTTAAACTGCGTCTGGTGATCTACGAGCGCGAAGCGCCGGAAGGCACCGTTAAAGACATTAAAGAACAAGAAGTCTACATGGGCGAAATCCCGCTCATGACTGACAACGGTACTTTCGTCATCAACGGTACT contains the following coding sequences:
- the rplL gene encoding 50S ribosomal protein L7/L12, which translates into the protein MSITKDQIIEAVSAMSVMDVVELISAMEEKFGVSAAAAVAVAAGPAEAAEEKTEFDVILKAAGANKVAVIKAVRAATGLGLKEAKDLVESAPAALKEGVSKDDAEALKKSLEEAGAEVEVK